The DNA region TTTTTTATAGGTATTTTTTTAGTTATTTTAGGTGTTGGTTTTATAAAAAGAGGTGAAATTTTAAAATTTATAGAAAATGATAAAATATGGAAAAAACTATTTAAAAAGCCAATGCTAATTGCTAGCAACATGCACTCTTTATTTGGCTTAATGTTGCTTGGTTTTTTAAATGGATTTTTGCCATGTGGAGTTGTTTATACATTTTTATCTATGGCAATTTTATCAAAAAGTGTTTTGGTAGGAGCTTTTATAATGGGGATTTTTGGTCTATCTACAATTCCTATTATGTTAATTATTTCTTCTTTATCAAATTTAATAAGTTTAAAATTTAAAAAAATAGCTCTTAATATTTCGGCCTTTATTATAATTTTATTTGGAATATATAATTCATATATTGGTTTTTTGGCTACAAATTAGCAAAATTAATAATATATAATTTTTTTAAAAAAATAATAACATTTTAAGTTGTTATTAATAACAATATTAGTAAGATTTTAATTGCAGTTTTATAAAACATAAGGAAAATTTTTAAATATCATGGATAGAAATCAAAGTCGTTTAATACAGTATCAAAACGCAATAGATGCTAGTAACATCGTATCCAAAACTGATATTCATGGATATATAACTTTTGTAAATGACGAGTTTTGTAATATAAGTAAATACTCAAGAGATGAATTAATTGGTCAAAACCATAATATCGTTCGTCATCCAGATGTTAGCCCCGAAGTGTTTAAAAGGCTTTGGAAAACAATTTTGGCAAAAAAAGTTTATAAAGGAATTATAAAAAATTTAGCAAAAGATGGTTCTGTTTTTTATCTAAATGCAACTATTATCCCAATTTTAGATGAAAATGGAAATATTGAAGAATTTGTTGCGATTCGTCATGATGTTACAGAGGTAATTGAACTTAATGAAAGACTTATGGCAACAAGAATTGAACTAAAAGAGTTAAATTTATCATTAGAAGAAAAAGTAAAAGAACAAACAAAAGAGCTTTTAGAGCTTAATAAAAGCTTAGAAAACAGAGTAAAAGAAGAAATTTTAAAAAATGAAGAAAAAAACCGTCTTCTTTCACAACAAGCAAGACTTATAAGTATGGGTGAAATGATAGGAAACATTGCTCACCAATGGCGTCAGCCGCTAAGTGAACTTGGAATTGATTTGTTTAAGATGAAGCAAAACCTAAAAGATGAAGAGAAATTTATCCATACTTATGAACATGCGAAAACTGTTATAAAAAATATGTCAAATACAATAGATGATTTTAGAAATTTTTTTAAATCAGATAAAGAAAAAGAGGAATTTAGCATAAAAGAGGCTATTGATAAGAGCCTTGGAATGCTTGAGGGCACTTTTAAGAAAGAGGGAATTTGCGTTGAAATTTTAAAAAATGAAGATGTTAAAATCTCTGGAATTAAAGCTGAGTTTTCTCAAGTAATTATTAATATTTTAACTAATGCAAAAGATGCTATGCAAAATTTAGATCCAAAAGACAAAATAATTAAAATAAAAATTTATAAAAATGACAAATTTGCTTTTGTTAGTATTTCCAATAATGGTGAAAATATCAAAGATAGTATTATGGATAAGCTTTTTGATCCATATTTTACAACAAAACATAAAAGTGTAGGAACTGGTATAGGACTTTATATGTGCAAGATGATAGTAACAAATATGAACGGAAATATATATGTTAAAAATTTGAAAAACGGAGTTGATTTTTGTATAGAAATACCACTAAAAAAGGAGAAAAAATGAGTGATTTAGGAAAACTTAGAATTTTAATAGTTGAAGATGAAGATAGCATCAGAAAGTCTATGGCTGAGGCTTTAGATGGTCTTTTTGAAGAAATTATTTTGGCAAAAAATGGAGATGAGGGTGTTAAGAAATTTAAAAAACACAATCCTCATATTGTAATAACTGATATAGCAATGCCTATAATGAACGGTCTTGATATGGCAAAAAATATTAAAGAAATTTCAAGTAATACTCCAATTATTGCATTGAGCGCCTTTAGCGATAAAGAAAAGCTTTTAAAAGCGATAGATGTAGGAATTGATAAGTATTTAATAAAACCGATTGATATGGATGAGCTTTTAAAGGTTATTGAAGATATTGTAAGGCGAAAAATAGGACTTTTGAATGATGTTAAATTTGGTGATGGGTTGGAGTTTAACCAAACCACAAAAGCCTTATCTAAAAATGGAGTTGAAATTCCTTTAACAAAAAAAGAGCTTGCTTTTGTTTCACTTTTAGTTGAAAGGATTGGCACTTTAGTTTTACATGAAGATATTAAACAAAATATCTGGGGAAGTGAAAATGTAAGCGATGCAGCCATTAGAACTTTTGTAAAAAGAGTAAGAGATAAGGTCGGAGCAAAAGTTATAAAAAATGTTCCAGGGCTTGGATATAAAATAGATTTTTAACAAAAAATATAAAAAAGTTAGATTTTTTCTTTAAATTTAAGAATAAATCTAGCTAAATAACAATATAATTACTTAGTTATGTTTAATTTATGTTTAACATACAATTTATATAGGAGGGTGCAATGCGACCTGGTGATGTATTAAATTACGATTACACAATTTCAAAGTGTTTTTTATTTACAACCATAATCTTTGGAATTGTAGGTATGCTTGTTGGAGTAATTATCTCTTTTCAGTTAGTGTATCCAGACTTAAACTACATAGCAGGAGAGTTTTCTAACTTTGGTAGACTTAGACCGCTTCATACTAATGCAGTTGTTTATGGATTCATGCTTTCAGGTATTTTTTCAACCTGGTATTATGTAGGACAAAGAGTCTTAAAAGTATCAATGGCAGAATCAAAATTTCTTATGATGATTGGAAAACTTCATTTTATTTTATATGTTATTGTTATACTTTTAGCTGTTGTTACACTACTTGCAGGAATAACAAGTTCTAAAGAATATGCAGAGCTTCAATGGCCTATCGATATTTTGGTTGTTATCGTTTGGGTTTTATGGGGAGTTAGCATTTTTGGACTTATTGGTATAAGAAGAGAAAAAACTCTTTATATTTCATTGTGGTATTATATAGCAACATTTTTAGGAATTGCTATGCTTTATTTGTTTAATAATATGGCTATTCCTACAAGACTTTTAACAGGTATGGGTGATTGGATGCATGCAGTTTCTATGTATGCTGGATCAAATGATGCTATGGTTCAATGGTGGTGGGGACACAATGCTGTTGCGTTTGTTTTTACAGTTGGAATTTTAGCTCAAGTTTATTATTTTCTACCAAAAGAGAGCGGTCAAGCAGTTTTCTCATATAAATTATCACTATTTTCATTTTGGAGTTTAATGTTTGTTTATTTATGGGCTGGTGGTCACCACCTTATTTATTCAACTGTTCCTGATTGGAT from Campylobacter ureolyticus includes:
- a CDS encoding PAS domain-containing sensor histidine kinase, with protein sequence MDRNQSRLIQYQNAIDASNIVSKTDIHGYITFVNDEFCNISKYSRDELIGQNHNIVRHPDVSPEVFKRLWKTILAKKVYKGIIKNLAKDGSVFYLNATIIPILDENGNIEEFVAIRHDVTEVIELNERLMATRIELKELNLSLEEKVKEQTKELLELNKSLENRVKEEILKNEEKNRLLSQQARLISMGEMIGNIAHQWRQPLSELGIDLFKMKQNLKDEEKFIHTYEHAKTVIKNMSNTIDDFRNFFKSDKEKEEFSIKEAIDKSLGMLEGTFKKEGICVEILKNEDVKISGIKAEFSQVIINILTNAKDAMQNLDPKDKIIKIKIYKNDKFAFVSISNNGENIKDSIMDKLFDPYFTTKHKSVGTGIGLYMCKMIVTNMNGNIYVKNLKNGVDFCIEIPLKKEKK
- the ccoN gene encoding cytochrome-c oxidase, cbb3-type subunit I, which produces MRPGDVLNYDYTISKCFLFTTIIFGIVGMLVGVIISFQLVYPDLNYIAGEFSNFGRLRPLHTNAVVYGFMLSGIFSTWYYVGQRVLKVSMAESKFLMMIGKLHFILYVIVILLAVVTLLAGITSSKEYAELQWPIDILVVIVWVLWGVSIFGLIGIRREKTLYISLWYYIATFLGIAMLYLFNNMAIPTRLLTGMGDWMHAVSMYAGSNDAMVQWWWGHNAVAFVFTVGILAQVYYFLPKESGQAVFSYKLSLFSFWSLMFVYLWAGGHHLIYSTVPDWIQTLSSVFSVVLILPSWGSGINILLTMKGEWNQLRENPLIKFMILATTFYMFSTLEGPILSIKSVNALAHFTDWIPGHVHDGTLGWVGFMTVGALYHMVPRMFKKELYSKSLMEAQFWIQTTGLVMFFSSMWIAGITQGMMWRATNEFGSLAYTFIDTVNALKPYFWIRAVGGFLYLLGFFMFAYNMFKTFSSGRVLEKEPQSTSPMAA
- a CDS encoding sulfite exporter TauE/SafE family protein translates to MPTAFLLSFGHCAGMCGGFVLAYSVRLNDLNRFKAFVYSLSYHLFRTFAYILLGVIAGYFSSIFAISSKLMGYIHFFIGIFLVILGVGFIKRGEILKFIENDKIWKKLFKKPMLIASNMHSLFGLMLLGFLNGFLPCGVVYTFLSMAILSKSVLVGAFIMGIFGLSTIPIMLIISSLSNLISLKFKKIALNISAFIIILFGIYNSYIGFLATN
- a CDS encoding response regulator transcription factor — encoded protein: MSDLGKLRILIVEDEDSIRKSMAEALDGLFEEIILAKNGDEGVKKFKKHNPHIVITDIAMPIMNGLDMAKNIKEISSNTPIIALSAFSDKEKLLKAIDVGIDKYLIKPIDMDELLKVIEDIVRRKIGLLNDVKFGDGLEFNQTTKALSKNGVEIPLTKKELAFVSLLVERIGTLVLHEDIKQNIWGSENVSDAAIRTFVKRVRDKVGAKVIKNVPGLGYKIDF